Proteins from a single region of Pangasianodon hypophthalmus isolate fPanHyp1 chromosome 7, fPanHyp1.pri, whole genome shotgun sequence:
- the tmem216 gene encoding transmembrane protein 216 isoform X2, which produces MPLQVLFYLNCWYYAAFFIAESLMFIYKGILLPYPQDNLILDIVLLLLYLGLEALRLFYGWKGNLCERSLMLVVSVGVLVPCTVLSVYYLLLQTFILRLEFILNAILLCFYALELVLALITIAAFSRASVY; this is translated from the exons ATGCCCCTGCAGGTCCTGTTTTATTTGAACTGCTGGTATTATGCTGCCTTCTTTATAGCTGAAAGTCTAATGTTTATCTATAAAG GAATATTGCTGCCATACCCCCAGGATAATCTTATACTGGATATTGTTCTGTTGCTTCTCTACCTTGGTCTGGAAGCTCTGCGACTATTTTATG GCTGGAAGGGAAACCTGTGTGAGCGCTCTCTGATGCTCGTTGTTAGTGTTGGTGTCTTGGTGCCCTGCACAGTACTAAGCGTCTACTATCTGCTGCTGCAGACTTTTATACTGCGTCTTGAATTTATCCTCAATGCTATCTTACTCTGCTTCTACGCTTTGGAGCTGGTTCTGGCTCTAATAACCATTGCAGCTTTTTCCAG GGCCAGTGTTTATTAA
- the tmem216 gene encoding transmembrane protein 216 isoform X1: MAVICKYFYCGYQVKQRDFFLALLCLPLKLLIVICVVIIVLGFAQAILKPLSFFFSFLKGYTLPQQLLYVGIVKVVQRFYHPHFIWAAQTNDLHNLRRHPILSSMPLQVLFYLNCWYYAAFFIAESLMFIYKGILLPYPQDNLILDIVLLLLYLGLEALRLFYGWKGNLCERSLMLVVSVGVLVPCTVLSVYYLLLQTFILRLEFILNAILLCFYALELVLALITIAAFSRASVY, encoded by the exons ATGGCCGTTATCTGCAAATACTTTTATTGTGGATATCAAGTGAAacaaagggatttttttttggctttgttgTGCCTGCCGTTAAAATTGCTTATAGTTATCTGTGTAGTTATCATCGTACTTGGTTTTGCTCAAGCAATTCTAAagcctttgtctttttttttttcttttttgaaggGATATACTTTACCTCAGCAGTTATTGTATGTGGGGATTGTGAAAGTTGTTCAGCGATTTTATCATCCCCATTTTATATGGGCTGCTCAAACTAACGATCTTCATAACCTCA GACGGCACCCCATT TTGTCCTCCATGCCCCTGCAGGTCCTGTTTTATTTGAACTGCTGGTATTATGCTGCCTTCTTTATAGCTGAAAGTCTAATGTTTATCTATAAAG GAATATTGCTGCCATACCCCCAGGATAATCTTATACTGGATATTGTTCTGTTGCTTCTCTACCTTGGTCTGGAAGCTCTGCGACTATTTTATG GCTGGAAGGGAAACCTGTGTGAGCGCTCTCTGATGCTCGTTGTTAGTGTTGGTGTCTTGGTGCCCTGCACAGTACTAAGCGTCTACTATCTGCTGCTGCAGACTTTTATACTGCGTCTTGAATTTATCCTCAATGCTATCTTACTCTGCTTCTACGCTTTGGAGCTGGTTCTGGCTCTAATAACCATTGCAGCTTTTTCCAG GGCCAGTGTTTATTAA
- the LOC113529108 gene encoding LOW QUALITY PROTEIN: serine-rich adhesin for platelets-like (The sequence of the model RefSeq protein was modified relative to this genomic sequence to represent the inferred CDS: substituted 1 base at 1 genomic stop codon), with protein sequence MSQKYPYTNTDDDFQSHQDMYADSYRRQYRPGVRSSSQEQKCSTTSSNRTVDSPVHLPGMALSFLHSCGLDSSDIAHLAELPEHLFTVETLSKMLLQIKERKLSNASSSRPSISQPLDNTSTRPREGSSHTEPVEYPIDRPAHPVYPLPPEQVQTWQDRWGNPRRMSSLTTATSGSSTKCSNVSDCSLSKETGPYCNTKESPGASSRSFVDFGPRPLLSLRLEPPVIAPTRKEASDFNCKIPPAFPHVCCLCDISVRSTKEWLFHVRGREHTKSQLELVKKYPKWSQNIESARRNESSEVYKVPTRTEASDFNGTVPPVFPYLCALCNITVFSEKDWSVHVTSGQHAKSQLDLMEKYPEWDGTVQSSRRNDGHTATDRRDGTSKENTSDMKISQATNEGKVICVKFETNTVEEKYLRKLLGQFGEVVQIGMFPRMAYVEMQSKDQSEDIVKYFAGNPLKVQEKQVEFSIFADFSFXPSSRVVSFTPLPAGDGITAELTAIAKRFGSVKKSLFLPNRGFVEMTSLAEAKKLVEYYSANQLKLKGKFIQVTFSCEYNSLREADVNYRTQSRRSHSHRRSSPGRHSIQRDSPSPRRRRSSEKTHSSPKRRCSSERTRSSPKRRHSSERTHSSPKRKCSSERTHSSPKRRHSSEKTHSSRSHHVKEPEDSQKSKESSSTFSNSCHSSSSAAKDEATKSSADTQEKRSVSNSYVESMDSDSDLEGLEVIADDGEELGNDIDDYEPTTHDQENLPSEPMDITDIHTEEQVKPGEVSPNADTAEASNSLKEGQKFEEQEDQEIKEEDHDFLKILENYVTLDEFMEENSSDSQESVEAKASIPKTEGFVEMALASDAERVAANSKNQDIVLRGNVLKIKMSEKFCHLPEEGHRPPPSEDKWPAKREHSEEREESQSSSSAKTTTMNEEEPPSKKAKEKKPSEEKALSVPKEEDVEVKSEPCESVAEVNSEHTEEHNTDMTETQNVELKPPKVENDIDVPPTESSSVASSAGVSEKSQEPTEAPTPPTESVTKPETIIDALSPYEPDVPVGVEFVKMGYYCRVCFLFYSNEDTAKKVHCSSQAHYEKLKKHLEKEKAKAQSNHEKNLNKDYQRSTADLSGGPLPEQQCMDYKALGAASSAVLSSGNHQPCSMSQKYPYTNTGDDFISHQNMYAESYQRQYRPRIRSSSQEQKCSTTSSNRTVDSPVHLPGMALSFLHSCGLDLSDLANLAELPEHLITVETLPKLLLQVKERKLSKASSSRPSTSQPLDDTSTRPREGSSHTEPVEYPIDRPAHPVYPLPPEQVQTWQDRWGNPRRMSSLTTSTSGSSTKRSSVRDYSISKDTDPYCDTTKSSEASSCSFVDFGPRPLLSLRLEPPVITPTRKEASDFNCKLPPAFPHLCCLCDISVRSTKEWFFHVQGSEHAKSQLELVKKYPKWDQTVESARRNESSEVYKVPTRKEASDFNGTVPPVFPYLCVLCNITVFSEKEWSIHVTSGQHAKSQLDLMEKYPEWDGTVQSSRRNDGHTSTDIRDGTSKENTSDMKMSQAKDEQSSRVVSFTPLPAGDGISAELTAIAKCFGSVRKSLFLPNQGFVEMTCLAEAKKLVEHYSANQLKLKGKLIQVTFSCEYNSLREAEVNDKTQSRSSHTHRRSSPGRDSIQRDSPSPRRRRSSEKTHSSPKRRRSSERTCSSPKRRHSSEKTHSSPKRQRSSERTHSSPKRRCSSERTHSSPKRRRSSERTHSSPKRRRSSEKTHSSPKRRHSSERTHSSPKRRRLSERTHSSPKRIRSSERTHSSPKRRHSSERTHSSRSHHGKEREDSRKSKESSSTSSHSCHSSSSAAKDEATKSNADTEERRSVSNSYVESVDSDSDLEGLEVIADDGEELVNDIDDYEPTTSDQENGEDSPNADTAEASNSLKEGQKFEEHEDQEIKKEDHDFPKILENCVTLDEFTEENSSDCQESFEAKASIPKTEESSNEVTTSTNPVSYMKQSDKESDLPKEESTSKTTAEPNTSENLEDAVDQSKEEQDTERVTDDLKEPFGKVLEVKNLPRAENYTDSDFMNIIKRYGDVTHHVLFRSCKKGFVKMVFASDAERIAADSKNQDIVLRGNILKIKVCEKYCHLPKEGVDSDDEEIRRGEISKESNNKQQSGALNGIAESSNESLKTDEPVGTEFVRPVVGYFCSLCNVIYASEEEAKDEHCRSPSHYEKVKEHKERSGSVENKK encoded by the exons ATGTCTCAGAAATACCCCTACACGAACACAGACGATGACTTTCAATCACATCAAGACATGTATGCAGATTCGTACAGGAGACAGTACCGGCCAGGCGTTAGATCCTCGTCTCAGGAGCAAAAATGCTCTACAACATCTTCCAACAGAACTGTAGACTCTCCTGTCCACTTACCCGGGATGGCTTTGTCATTTCTGCACAGCTGTGGACTGGACTCGAGCGATATTGCCCACCTTGCAGAACTTCCTGAGCATCTCTTCACGGTCGAGACACTTTCCAAAATGCTTTTACAGATCAAAGAACGTAAATTGTCCAATGCTTCATCATCTAGGCCCAGCATAAGTCAGCCTCTTGACAATACCTCGACTCGTCCCCGGGAGGGTAGTAGCCACACCGAACCTGTTGAGTATCCGATTGATCGACCCGCACATCCAGTGTACCCTCTTCCTCCAGAGCAAGTTCAAACCTGGCAAGACCGCTGGGGGAATCCTCGAAGAATGAGTTCTTTAACCACTGCTACCAGTGGTTCCAGCACTAAGTGCAGCAATGTTTCAGACTGCAGCCTCTCCAAGGAAACTGGCCCATATTGCAATACCAAAGAATCACCAGGGGCTTCGTCACGCTCTTTTGTTGATTTTGGACCGAGGCCTCTCCTTTCCCTGAGATTAGAGCCACCTGTTATCGCACCTACTAGGAAGGAGGCCTCAGACTTCAATTGCAAAATTCCCCCGGCTTTTCCTCATGTGTGTTGTCTCTGTGACATTTCTGTCCGTTCTACAAAG GAGTGGCTTTTTCATGTTCGGGGTCGTGAGCATACTAAAAGTCAGCTTGAACTTGTGAAAAA GTACCCAAAGTGGTCACAAAATATCGAATCTGCGAGAAG GAATGAAAGCTCGGAAG TTTACAAGGTGCCAACCAGGACAGAGGCCTCAGACTTCAATGGCACCGTTCCCCCAGTTTTTCCTTACTTGTGTGCTCTCTGCAACATCACTGTCTTTTCTGAAAAG gACTGGTCTGTGCATGTTACAAGTGGTCAGCATGCTAAGAGCCAGCTTGACCTTATGGAAAA GTACCCAGAGTGGGATGGGACTGTTCAATCTTCTAGAAG aAATGATGGTCACACCGCCACAGACAGAAGAG ATGGAACCTCAAAAGAAAATACTTCAGACATGAAGATTTCACAAGCGACAAATGAA GGCAAAGTGATCTGCGTTAAATTTGAAACTAATACAGTGGAAGAAAAATATTTGAGAAAATTGCTTGGACAGTTTGGAGAAGTTGTGCAAATAGGAATGTTCCCTAGAATG GCGTATGTGGAAATGCAATCAAAAGACCAGTCAGAGGATATAGTAAAATACTTTGCAGGAAACCCTTTGAAAGTTCAGGAAAAGCAGGTTGAATTTTCTATCTTTGCAGActtcag tttttagcCAAGTTCTCGAGTTGTAAGCTTCACACCATTACCTGCTGGAGATGGTATCACTGCAGAGTTGACTGCCATTGCTAAACGTTTTGGATCTGTCAAAAAATCCTTGTTTCTGCCAAACCGG GGTTTTGTGGAAATGACTAGTTTAGCAGAAGCCAAGAAATTGGTCGAATACTACTCAGCCAATCAACTGAAATTAAAAGGCAAATTCATTCAAGTCACCTTCTCTTGTGAATATAACTCATTAAG AGAGGCAGACGTTAATTACAGAACACAATCCCGGCGCTCTCACTCTCACAGAAGATCTAGTCCAGGCAGGCACAGCATTCAGAGGGACTCTCCTAGTCCCAGGAGAAGACGTTCGTCAGAGAAGACCCACTCTAGCCCTAAGAGAAGATGCTCATCAGAAAGGACTCGCTCTAGCCCCAAAAGAAGACACTCATCAGAGAGGACTCATTCTAGCCCCAAGAGAAAATGTTCATCAGAGAGGACCCATTCTAGCCCCAAAAGAAGACATTCATCAGAGAAGACCCACTCTTCTAGGAGTCACCACGTAAAAGAGCCTGAAGATTCTCAAAAATCCAAGGAGAGCTCTAGTACTTTCTCAAATTCATGCCACTCCTCAAGCTCAGCTGCTAAAGATGAAGCTACAAAATCAAGTGCAGATACACAAGAAAAGAGAAGTGTGAGCAACAGCTATGTTGAAAGCATGGATTCAGACAGTGACCTTGAAGGGCTAGAAGTGATAGCAGATGATGGTGAAGAATTGGGGAATGACATTGATGATTATGAGCCCACAACACATGACCAGGAGAATTTACCATCAGAACCTATGGATATAACAGACATTCACACAGAAGAACAAGTAAAGCCTGGAGAAGTTTCTCCAAATGCTGATACAGCAGAAGCATCAAACAGTCTAAAGGAGGGCCAAAAGTTTGAAGAACAGGAAGATCAGGAAATAAAGGAG GAGGACCATGACTTCCTGAAGATACTTGAAAATTATGTGACCTTAGATGAATTCATGGAAGAAAATTCTTCAGATTCTCAAG AATCAGTTGAAGCAAAGGCCTCAATCCCAAAAACTGAG GGTTTTGTTGAGATGGCGCTCGCATCTGATGCTGAGAGAGTCGCAGCCAATTCTAAAAATCAAGATATTGTACTACGTGGTAACGTCTTGAAGATTAAAATGTCTGAGAAATTCTGCCATCTACCAGAAGAAGG ACACAGACCCCCACCCTCAGAGGACAAATGGCCAGCCAAGAGGGAGCACtctgaggagagagaggaaagccAGAGCAGTTCCTCAGCAAAAACTACCACCATGAATGAAGAGGAACCCCCATCCAAAAAAGCTAAAGAGAAGAAGCCTAGCGAGGAGAAAGCTCTGAGTGTACCAAAGGAGGAGGATGTGGAGGTCAAATCTGAGCCTTGTGAGAGTGTAGCTGAAGTGAACAGTGAGCATACAGAGGAACACAACACAGATATGACAGAAACTCAGAACGTGGAACTCAAACCACCG AAGGTTGAGAATGACATCGATGTTCCTCCTACTGAATCTTCATCTGTTGCATCCTCTGCTGGTGTGTCTGAGAAGAGCCAAGAGCCAACTGAAGCCCCCACGCCTCCAACTGAGTCTGTCACAAAGCCTGAAACCATTATAGATGCTCTCAGTCCATATGAGCCAGACGTTCCTGTGG GTGTGGAGTTTGTGAAGATGGGCTATTACTGTAGAGTGTGCTTCCTTTTTTACTCCAATGAAGACACTGCTAAAAAGGTTCACTGCAGTAGCCAAGCACACTACGAGAAACTCAAG AAACACCTGGAAAAGGAGAAGGCCAAAGCACAAAGTAATCATGAGAAGAACT TGAACAAGGACTACCAAAGGAGCACCGCTGACCTGAGTGGTGGACCACTCCCAGAACAGCAGTGTATGGATTACAAGGCACTTGG AGCTGCTTCCTCTGCTGTTTTGTCATCTGGAAATCACCAGCCCTGCAGCATGTCACAGAAATACCCCTACACGAATACAGGGGATGACTTTATATCACATCAAAACATGTATGCAGAGTCATACCAGAGACAGTACCGGCCACGCATTAGATCCTCGTCACAGGAGCAAAAATGCTCTACAACATCTTCCAACAGAACTGTAGACTCTCCTGTCCACTTACCCGGGATGGCTTTGTCATTTCTTCACAGCTGTGGACTGGACCTGAGCGACCTTGCCAACCTTGCAGAACTTCCTGAGCATCTCATCACGGTCGAGACACTTCCCAAACTGCTTTTACAGGTCAAAGAACGTAAATTGTCCAAAGCTTCATCATCTAGGCCCAGCACAAGTCAGCCACTTGACGATACCTCGACTCGTCCCCGGGAGGGTAGTAGCCACACCGAACCTGTTGAGTATCCGATTGATCGACCTGCGCATCCAGTGTACCCTCTTCCTCCAGAGCAAGTTCAAACCTGGCAAGACCGCTGGGGGAATCCTCGAAGAATGAGTTCTTTAACCACCAGTACCAGCGGTTCCAGCACTAAACGCAGCAGTGTTCGAGACTACAGCATCTCCAAGGACACTGACCCATACTGCGATACCACAAAATCCTCAGAGGCCTCATCGTGCTCTTTTGTTGATTTTGGACCGAGGCCTCTCCTTTCCCTGAGATTAGAGCCACCTGTTATTACACCTACTAGGAAGGAGGCCTCAGACTTCAATTGCAAACTTCCCCCAGCTTTTCCTCATTTGTGTTGTCTCTGTGACATTTCTGTCCGTTCTACAAAG GAGTGGTTTTTTCATGTTCAAGGTAGTGAGCATGCTAAAAGTCAGCTTGAACTTGTCAAAAA gtACCCAAAGTGGGATCAGACTGTTGAATCGGCGAGAAG GAATGAAAGCTCGGAAG tTTACAAGGTGCCAACCAGGAAGGAGGCTTCAGACTTCAATGGCACCGTTCCCCCAGTTTTTCCTTACTTGTGTGTTCTCTGCAACATCACTGTCTTTTCTGAAAAG GAATGGTCTATACATGTTACAAGTGGTCAGCATGCTAAGAGCCAGCTTGACCTTATGGAAAA GTACCCAGAGTGGGATGGGACTGTTCAATCTTCTAGAAG aAATGATGGTCACACCTCCACTGACATAAGAG ATGGAACCTCAAAAGAAAATACTTCAGACATGAAGATGTCACAAGCGAAAGATGAA cAGAGTTCTCGAGTTGTAAGCTTCACACCATTACCTGCTGGAGATGGGATCAGTGCAGAGTTGACTGCCATTGCTAAATGTTTTGGATCTGTCAGAAAATCCTTGTTTCTGCCAAACCAG GGTTTTGTGGAAATGACTTGTTTAGCAGAAGCCAAGAAATTGGTCGAACACTACTCAGCCAATCAACTGAAATTAAAAGGCAAATTAATTCAAGTCACCTTCTCTTGTGAATATAACTCACTAAG AGAAGCAGAAGTCAATGACAAAACACAGTCCCGGAGCTCTCACACCCACAGGAGATCTAGCCCAGGCAGGGACAGCATTCAGAGGGACTCTCCTAGTCCCAGAAGAAGACGTTCGTCAGAGAAAACCCACTCTAGTCCTAAGAGAAGACGCTCGTCAGAAAGGACTTGCTCTAGCCCCAAAAGAAGACACTCATCAGAGAAGACTCATTCTAGCCCCAAGAGGCAACGTTCATCGGAGAGGACTCATTCTAGCCCCAAAAGAAGATGCTCGTCAGAGAGGACTCATTCTAGCCCCAAGAGAAGACGCTCATCAGAGAGGACTCATTCTAGCCCCAAGAGAAGACGCTCATCAGAGAAGACTCATTCTAGCCCCAAGAGAAGACACTCATCAGAGAGGACTCATTCTAGCCCCAAGAGAAGACGCTTGTCAGAGAGGACCCATTCTAGCCCCAAAAGAATACGCTCATCAGAGAGGACTCATTCTAGCCCCAAAAGAAGACATTCATCAGAGAGGACCCACTCTTCTAGGAGTCACCATGGAAAAGAGCGAGAAGATTCTCGAAAATCCAAGGAGAGCTCTAGTACTTCCTCACATTCATGCCATTCCTCAAGCTCTGCTGCTAAAGATGAAGCTACAAAATCAAACGCAGATACAGAAGAAAGGAGAAGTGTGAGCAACAGCTATGTTGAAAGCGTGGATTCAGACAGTGACCTTGAAGGACTAGAAGTGATAGCAGATGATGGTGAAGAATTGGTGAATGACATTGATGATTATGAGCCCACAACAAGTGACCAGGAGAATGGAGAAGATTCTCCAAATGCTGATACAGCAGAAGCATCGAACAGTCTGAAGGAGGGCCAAAAGTTTGAAGAACATGAAGACCAAGAAATAAAGAAG gAGGACCATGACTTTCCCAAGATCCTTGAAAATTGTGTGACCTTGGATGAATTCACGGAAGAAAATTCTTCAGATTGTCAAG AATCATTTGAAGCAAAGGCCTCAATCCCAAAAACTGAg gaATCATCAAATGAAGTTACTACATCCACAAATCCTGTCTCCTATATGAAGCAAAGTGATAAAGAATCTGATTTGCCTAAAGAAGAAAGTACCAGCAAAACAACTGCAGAACCCAATACCTCAGAGAACCTAGAAGATGCTGTTGATCAGTCTAAAGAGGAACAGGACACTGAGAGAGTGACAGACGACCTCAAG GAACCCTTTGGCAAAGTCCTTGAGGTCAAAAATCTACCAAGGGCTGAAAACTATACAGACTCAGATTTTATGAATATCATAAAGCGATATGGAGACGTAACCCACCACGTGCTGTTTCGCAGTTGCAAAaag GGGTTTGTTAAGATGGTGTTCGCATCTGATGCAGAGAGAATTGCAGCTGATTCTAAGAATCAAGATATTGTACTACGTGGTAACATCTTGAAGATTAAAGTGTGTGAGAAGTACTGCCATCTACCAAAAGAAGG TGTTGATTCTGATGATGAAGAGATTAGAAGAGGAGAAATATCTAAG GAGTCCAATAATAAGCAGCAGAGTGGTGCACTCAATGGTATCGCAGAGTCTTCAAATGAATCTCTCAAAACAGACGAGCCAGTAG GAACTGAGTTTGTGCGGCCTGTAGTGGGATACTTCTGTTCCCTGTGCAATGTCATCTATGCCAGTGAAGAGGAAGCAAAAGACGAGCACTGCAGAAGTCCATCACACTATGAGAAAGTGAAG GAACACAAGGAAAGAAGTGGCTctgtggaaaataaaaagtaa